One Rhodoferax ferrireducens T118 DNA segment encodes these proteins:
- a CDS encoding LysE family translocator: protein MLTTLITIWILHVAALATPGANVLLVSQLAASDRAQSAVFAALGVTLGAFVWASSAVLGVHALFQAFPGLRLALQIAGGVYLLVVAGRLWRSGAAALIESRASVSRRAAFRLGFLTNITNPKSALFFGSVFAASFPAAPSPLLQMAAVAMIVTNALSWHILLAYLFSRAQVRSGYSRVRGLANRMAAAVVGVLGLGLLVATLRDARA, encoded by the coding sequence ATGCTCACGACCCTCATCACCATCTGGATTCTCCACGTCGCTGCCCTGGCCACACCGGGCGCCAATGTTTTGCTGGTGTCGCAGCTGGCGGCCAGTGACCGTGCCCAAAGTGCGGTGTTTGCGGCCTTGGGCGTGACGTTGGGCGCGTTCGTTTGGGCCAGCAGTGCGGTGCTGGGTGTGCACGCCCTCTTTCAGGCTTTCCCGGGTTTGCGCCTGGCCTTGCAGATTGCCGGCGGCGTCTACCTGCTGGTGGTGGCTGGTCGCTTGTGGCGCTCCGGCGCTGCGGCGCTCATCGAAAGCCGTGCATCGGTGTCTCGCCGCGCCGCATTTCGCCTTGGATTTTTGACCAACATCACCAACCCAAAGTCCGCGCTGTTCTTCGGCAGCGTGTTTGCGGCTTCGTTTCCTGCAGCACCCAGCCCGCTCCTGCAAATGGCGGCGGTGGCCATGATCGTGACCAACGCACTGAGCTGGCATATCCTGCTGGCCTACCTGTTCTCGCGCGCGCAGGTGCGTTCGGGTTACTCGCGCGTGCGCGGCCTGGCCAATCGCATGGCGGCCGCGGTGGTTGGCGTTTTGGGCCTGGGGCTTTTGGTGGCGACCTTGCGCGATGCCAGAGCGTAG
- a CDS encoding outer membrane protein assembly factor BamE, giving the protein MMRHCSSPWNWLLLCLSLLLPACSSYAPPRTLVGMSRDELVALMGPPDMERRVDAGTRLEFPRGPYGQHTWFVYFDAAGRAIRAEQVLTEQNFNRILPGMAQDEVRQLLGRPSEVQGLARARGVVWSYRYENPFCDWFQVELSLQQQVRSAGYGKPPECEQRDGIFPF; this is encoded by the coding sequence ATGATGCGTCATTGTTCGTCACCCTGGAACTGGCTTTTGCTGTGCTTGTCACTGTTGCTGCCGGCCTGCAGCAGCTATGCGCCGCCCCGCACGCTGGTCGGAATGAGCCGGGATGAGCTGGTGGCGCTGATGGGGCCGCCCGACATGGAGCGCCGGGTGGACGCAGGCACTCGACTGGAATTCCCGCGCGGACCTTATGGTCAGCATACTTGGTTTGTCTATTTCGACGCCGCCGGCCGGGCCATCCGCGCCGAGCAGGTGCTGACCGAGCAGAACTTCAACCGCATTCTGCCCGGCATGGCGCAGGACGAAGTACGTCAGCTGCTGGGTCGGCCCAGCGAGGTGCAGGGCCTCGCGCGTGCCCGCGGCGTGGTGTGGAGCTACCGTTACGAAAATCCATTTTGCGACTGGTTCCAGGTGGAGCTGTCGCTGCAACAGCAGGTGCGCTCCGCCGGTTACGGCAAACCGCCCGAATGCGAGCAGCGCGACGGGATTTTTCCATTTTGA
- a CDS encoding glutathione S-transferase family protein codes for MSYQLHYWPSIQGRGEFVRLALEAAGAPYVDVARGDAASGQGLPALFHYLQDESVARPPFACPVLVDGKQVIGQTAAILLYLGPRLKLVGASEADRLWTHQIQLTIADAVDEAHNTHHPVGAGLYYEEQKMEAARAAKEFRTQRIPKFLGWLEAVLARNPKGDRHLVGARLSYADLSLFQLVAGLLYAFPKATKRALKKTPLVLALHERVAQQARVSAYLRSERRIAFNEDGIFRRYPELDA; via the coding sequence ATGTCTTACCAACTCCACTACTGGCCCAGCATCCAGGGCCGCGGCGAATTTGTCCGTCTGGCGCTTGAAGCTGCCGGCGCACCGTATGTCGATGTCGCGCGCGGCGATGCTGCCAGCGGGCAGGGCCTGCCGGCCTTGTTCCACTACCTGCAGGACGAGTCCGTCGCACGACCGCCATTTGCCTGCCCGGTGCTGGTGGATGGCAAGCAGGTGATCGGGCAGACCGCCGCCATCCTGCTGTATCTGGGGCCGCGCCTCAAGCTGGTGGGCGCCAGCGAGGCCGACCGCCTGTGGACGCATCAGATCCAGCTCACCATCGCCGACGCCGTGGACGAGGCGCACAACACGCACCATCCGGTAGGCGCTGGCCTGTATTACGAAGAGCAGAAGATGGAAGCGGCCCGGGCCGCGAAAGAATTTCGCACCCAACGCATTCCCAAATTTCTCGGCTGGCTGGAGGCTGTGCTGGCGCGCAATCCCAAAGGCGACCGGCATCTGGTGGGTGCGCGCCTGAGCTATGCCGACCTGTCGCTATTCCAGCTGGTGGCGGGTCTGCTCTATGCGTTCCCCAAGGCGACGAAGCGCGCCTTGAAGAAGACCCCGTTGGTGCTGGCGCTGCACGAGCGCGTTGCACAGCAGGCCCGCGTGTCGGCATACCTGCGCAGCGAACGCCGCATTGCGTTCAACGAGGACGGCATCTTCCGGCGCTACCCGGAGCTTGATGCCTGA
- a CDS encoding ABC transporter ATP-binding protein, giving the protein MTDHNDSPAIELINVSRRFLTPDGKSMTALRDFNMSVARGEFVAVVGPTGCGKSTTLNLVTGLAKPSAGEVRVMGAPVTGIHPRIGFAFQTDALFPWRSVIDNVVAGPLFRGMPQEQAYAKAREWLARVNLSGHESKYPHQLSGGMRKRVSLAQTFINEPQILLMDEPFSALDVQTRALMHEELLRLWSQAKASVVFVTHDLEEAVALADKVYVLTAGPATVKSVYAVDLPRPRIVSEIRYDKRFIDISRTIWEDLRDEVQRGAAREEALVA; this is encoded by the coding sequence ATGACTGATCACAACGACAGCCCGGCGATTGAGTTAATCAACGTCAGTCGCCGTTTTCTTACCCCGGACGGCAAGTCCATGACCGCCCTGCGGGACTTCAACATGTCCGTTGCACGTGGCGAATTCGTCGCGGTGGTCGGCCCGACCGGCTGCGGAAAATCCACCACCTTGAACCTTGTCACCGGTCTGGCCAAGCCCTCGGCAGGGGAGGTTCGGGTGATGGGCGCCCCGGTCACGGGCATTCATCCACGCATCGGATTTGCTTTCCAGACGGATGCGCTCTTTCCGTGGCGAAGTGTGATTGACAACGTGGTGGCGGGACCGCTGTTTCGCGGTATGCCCCAAGAGCAGGCCTACGCCAAAGCGCGTGAGTGGCTGGCGCGTGTGAATCTTTCTGGTCACGAATCAAAGTATCCCCATCAGCTTTCCGGCGGTATGCGAAAACGCGTGTCGTTGGCACAGACCTTCATCAATGAACCGCAAATTTTGTTGATGGATGAGCCGTTTTCAGCGCTGGACGTGCAGACCCGCGCCTTGATGCATGAGGAGCTTCTCCGCCTGTGGTCGCAGGCCAAGGCTTCCGTGGTTTTTGTCACACACGACCTTGAAGAGGCCGTTGCCCTGGCCGACAAGGTCTATGTGCTCACTGCGGGACCTGCGACGGTCAAATCGGTGTACGCCGTTGACCTCCCTCGTCCCCGCATCGTGAGTGAAATCCGCTACGACAAACGCTTTATCGACATTTCTCGCACCATTTGGGAGGACCTGCGCGACGAAGTTCAGCGTGGTGCTGCCCGTGAAGAGGCCTTGGTGGCCTAA
- a CDS encoding ABC transporter permease, producing the protein MTNASIATIAAGAIFQPGTSDAEIEAKAAKAARQRKSAVYFWRYFILVFFLGGWELAVKFKLLDPFFFSSPSAIVMRLVEWVVDGTSEGPLWYHLWVTMEESLLGFFSGSVAGIVAGIALGRNRMLADVFSIYIKVINSVPRVVLAPIFIMIFGLGLTSKVALSFVMVFFVVFSNAFQGVVEADRNLLANAQILGARGWQLTRSVVIPSAMSWIFASLHVSFGFAIVGAIVGEFVGARYGIGLLINVAKGSFDAAGMYAAIVIIMVVALAAEYAMTQVENRLAKWRPAPLQELH; encoded by the coding sequence ATGACTAATGCATCTATTGCAACTATTGCCGCCGGCGCCATTTTTCAGCCCGGCACCTCTGACGCAGAAATTGAAGCCAAGGCTGCCAAGGCGGCTCGCCAGCGCAAATCCGCTGTTTATTTTTGGCGCTACTTCATCCTCGTCTTCTTTCTTGGCGGCTGGGAATTGGCTGTCAAGTTCAAGTTATTGGATCCCTTCTTTTTCTCCAGCCCATCGGCTATCGTCATGCGCCTGGTTGAATGGGTCGTGGACGGCACGTCTGAAGGCCCCTTGTGGTACCACCTCTGGGTCACCATGGAAGAATCGCTACTTGGCTTCTTCTCCGGTTCCGTCGCCGGCATCGTGGCTGGCATTGCCTTGGGACGCAACCGGATGCTGGCCGATGTGTTCTCGATCTACATCAAGGTCATCAACTCCGTGCCGCGGGTGGTGCTGGCGCCGATTTTCATCATGATCTTTGGCTTGGGCCTGACCTCCAAAGTGGCCTTGTCCTTTGTCATGGTGTTCTTTGTGGTGTTTTCCAACGCCTTCCAGGGCGTGGTGGAGGCGGACCGCAATCTGCTTGCCAATGCCCAGATCCTGGGTGCCAGGGGTTGGCAGCTCACCCGTTCGGTGGTGATTCCGTCCGCCATGAGCTGGATCTTTGCCTCCCTGCATGTGAGTTTTGGCTTCGCCATTGTGGGCGCCATCGTGGGTGAATTTGTCGGTGCCCGCTATGGCATTGGTTTGCTCATCAATGTGGCCAAAGGTTCGTTTGACGCGGCCGGCATGTATGCCGCCATCGTGATCATCATGGTCGTGGCCCTCGCTGCTGAATATGCCATGACGCAGGTTGAGAACCGGCTGGCGAAATGGCGTCCCGCGCCACTGCAAGAACTGCATTGA
- a CDS encoding DUF2784 domain-containing protein produces MYFRFAADGVLLFHLSFILFALFGGALAARWRWMPLVHLPVAAWAFFIELTGRICPLTYLENDLRVRAGQSGYAESFIEHYLLDVIYPSGLTREVQFVLATTVVVVNIAIYVWLVIHRRT; encoded by the coding sequence ATGTACTTTCGTTTTGCAGCTGACGGCGTTCTGCTGTTCCACTTGTCATTCATCTTGTTCGCGCTTTTCGGTGGGGCACTCGCCGCGCGCTGGCGCTGGATGCCACTTGTTCATCTTCCCGTGGCTGCTTGGGCGTTCTTCATAGAGCTCACGGGTCGCATCTGCCCCCTCACCTATCTCGAGAACGACCTTCGTGTCCGGGCCGGTCAATCAGGCTACGCGGAAAGCTTCATCGAGCACTATCTCCTCGACGTCATTTATCCTTCAGGCCTGACCCGCGAGGTTCAGTTCGTGCTTGCTACCACTGTCGTCGTGGTCAACATCGCCATCTATGTTTGGCTTGTCATTCACCGGCGTACCTGA